Within Paenibacillus sabinae T27, the genomic segment TGAACAACCTCGACAATCCGTCCAACGAATTGGTCCAAATCTTCCTTCACCGGACCCTCGGCCATTACACGAATCAGCGGCTCGGTACCCGAAGGGCGAACAAGAACCCGCCCATTGCTGCCGAGCTTGCCTTCAACTTCTGTAATAGCTGCCTCAATCGCAGAATTGTTCGGATAGTTGCTCTTATCCTGAACACGCACATTAACCAGCACCTGCGGGTATTTGGTCATGATCGATTTCTGTTCGCTGAGCTTCTTGCCGGAAGAGAGCAGCGTATCCGCCAGCTGAATGGCGGTCAAAATGCCGTCGCCGGTCGTGTTGTAATCCAGGAAAATAACATGGCCCGACTGCTCGCCTCCCAGATTATAACCGTTGCTGCGCATTTCCTCCATAACATAGCGGTCGCCCACTGCCGTCTTCGCCGTGTTAAGAGACAATTTCTCGGCAGCCTTGTAAAAGCCGATGTTGCTCATTACCGTCGAGACAACCGTTCCATCCTTCAGCTTGCCTGCGCGATTCATGGCATCACCGCAAATGCAGAGGATATAGTCGCCGTCCACTTCTTCACCCTTGTCGTCGATGGCAATCAGGCGGTCGGCGTCGCCATCGAAGGCAAGTCCCAAATCCGCGCCAAGCCGCAGCACTTCGTCCTTCAGCTTCTCAGGGTGGGTGGAGCCGTAGCCGTCATTAATGTTCAGACCGTTCGGCTCTGCCCCAATTTCAGTCACTTCAGCCCCAAGCTCTCTGAACAGACGGGGAGCCAACTCGTAAGCCGCGCCGTGCGCGCAGTCCAGTACAACCTTCAGTCCCTTGAAGCTGTTCGAAATGGTGGTCTTTAAATAATCCAAATAGAGATATTTGGAAGAAAAGTCTTCTCTCACGGTACCGAGACCCGAACCGATGGGCCGCGGAAGCTCATCGTTCTCGGCATCCATCAATTCCTCAATGCGCAGTTCGGTTTCATCCGACAGCTTAAAGCCGTCTCCTCCGAAAAACTTAATGCCGTTATCTTGCACCGGATTGTGGGACGCTGAAATCATAACGCCCGCATCCGCTTTTAATAAACGGGTAATATATGCGACCGCAGGCGTTGTTACAACGCCAAGGCGGATAACTTCCGCGCCAATCGATAACATACCGGCTACGAGCGCCGATTCAAGCAGAGGGCCGGAAATCCGGGTATCCATCCCGATAACCACCTTAGGCTTCTCCACGTTGGCGGTAAGCACATATCCTCCGCAGCGACCGATGCTGTACGCCATCTCCGCCGTCAATTCACGGTTGGCGACTCCACGCACACCGTCGGTTCCAAAATACTTTCCCATGTCTGTTCTCCTTTTTGTTATGCTGCATCAGCTTAATATTGATAATATATGATTTCAGAATACTCAGTGTTCTGTAAACCCTTGAAACAATGGGTTAACCCATCCATTTATAGGCAAGTACAGCTATTACTGCACTGGCGGAATATTTCCCGCTTCCCCGACATTACCGCTTTCGGGAGAAGCTGCCTGCGGCGTAGGGCTCGGGTTGCCATTTACTGCGCCCGGCGACGGCTCTTCAACAGTTCCGCTGCCGGATGTGGGTTCAGAGCTTGGCTCTGGCGTTGCCACGGACCCGTTCACCGGCGTGGCCGATGGAGAGGCGGAGGAAGCTGGATTATGGAGCTGAACCGTTACTGACGGTCTTTGACCACTACTCAGCTCTACAAAGCGAGGGAGCGCGATTTGCAACGGCACCACGTGGTTCCCTGCGCTCAATCCGCTTAAATCGGCAACGGCTTTGATATTCCCCTTGTCCAACTGATTCAGCAGCGAGCTTGCCCCATATAGCGTCAGCGAGACAGAACTCCCTGAAGGACTTGTAACCGAAGCGGTCATTCCCCTGCCAATCCCTTCGAGTGTTACAGGAATACCCGAGATTGTACGCTCGCCGGCCTCGGAGGCTGTTACTGTAACATTGACGGATTTCGGTTCTGTGCTTTCGGTTCCCTCCGGCGGCTTCAGGTCCAATTTGAGGGTGGACGTTCCTGCAGAGCTTATGGAGCTCAGATCGATCGTAGCCTCATAGGAGGTGACCGAAGCCAGCGCCGCTTCCTGCCCATATAGTATAACACTGTCCACATCCGAAGTTACTTTTGAAAGCACAAGCGAGTCCGGCAGACGGCCCGTATATCCGATGCTCAGCGGCACGCTCTTGAAGGGAAGCGTAATCGGCAGGTCGACGGACACCGCCTCCGGCTCGATCACAGCGTCTTTCAGCTCGTTGCCGCTCTTATCGTAGGCGTAGAGCTTCATTCTTTTCTCCGTGACCGTCGCTTTTTCCCCATCCAGTTCAATAATCCCCTGCACTTTCGCCACTTTATCCAGCTCGCTTGCGGTCAGCGTGACTTTGGCTGTTGAGGGTTCCACAACCGGCGTTCCCACCTGGTAACCGTCCCCAGGCGCTCCTTTGGTTGCAACCGTTACAGGAAAAGATTTGGTATTCCGCTGCTCGATGCGTACATGCACTTTATCGGGTGTAATTGATATCAGCTGTACTCCGCGGGGAACCGAATATTTCAAGGCGATTTCACTCGTTCCCGGCTTCGCCTGGCTTAAATCAAGCGTTACCTTATAGGCGTCGGAGAATACATAAGTCAGATCAGTGCTCTTGCCCATTACTTCCATTCTCACGCTGTCCACATCTCTGGAAAGGACATACTTGTCTTTATCCAGCCCGGTGACCTGAATCGGGACATTCTCGATGATCTTGGTTTCGAGCCGGGAGGTTGTCTGCGGGGTAGACGTGGTATCGGTATGCACCATCGCCCACAAAATAATACTTAAAGCCAGCGCAAGCACCTTGTTAAAATTATTGTTGTTCATCCACTTATCCATTGGAGCCGCCCCCCCTCCATTTCCAGAAGGCGTTTCGCTTTTCCGTCAAAGGCGAATGGTTCCTCAGCTCTTCATAGAGCTTGGAGATCAGCGACTCTTCATTGATATCCCTGACTACCTGGCCGTTGATGGCAAGCGAAATCTGGCCTGTCTCCTCCGAGACGATCACAGACACCGCGTCCGTTACTTCGCTAATCCCGATCCCCGCCCTGTGCCGGGTACCCAATTCCTTGCTAATAAAAGGATTCTCCGACAACGGAAGGTAGCAGGCCGCCGCCGCGATTTGGTTCCCCTGCATAATGAGCGCTCCGTCATGCAAAGGGGTATTCGGTATGAAAATATTAATAAGCAGCTCGGAGCTCACCATGGAATTCATCGGAATGCCGGATTCCTTATATTCGTTAAGGCCGGTAGCCCGTTCGAATACGATTAATGCCCCGATTTTTCTGCGTGCTAAATAATTTACGGCTTTAATAATTTCGCCGATTAACTTACTGACCTCCTCATCGTTCTCCGCCGTCCTGCCAAAGAACTTTCCCCTTCCGAGCTGTTCCAGACCGCGCCGCAGCTCCGGCTGAAAGATAATAAACACGGCCAGCACCCCGAAGGTAAACATTTGATTCATGAGCCATTTCAGTGTATATAGATCAAACAGCGTGCTGAACGCCCAGATGACTATCAGTACCAGAATCCCCTTCAAAAGCTGAATTGCACGGGTTCCGCGGACCATGTTGAGCACTTTATAAATAATATAACTAACAATCAGAATATCAATGATATCCTTGATAGACTCTTTCCAGGTAAGGTCCGTAAAATAACTCATTGCATAAAAACCCCCGTAAGTTCATATTAGCTGGGTTTATGTAAATTATCTGTTAATTGTGTAACATATCTAGGTTATAACGTTCACGACCATGTTGCAAGTTTGTGCTTAATGCGCCTAAAAAAACCGCAATTTATCAGTGCCAGTCCAAAACACAAGAAGAAACGGCTGCGCCGTCCTCCATTAAGAAGGAGGCATCCGTTTCTCGTACGCTGATTGCCTGGAACCAAGATTTCATCTGATCAAAAAAGCGCCGTCTTTTTCGAGAAAAAGAGGCGCGGCAATTCATCATGTTCAGCGGCCGCCTTATTAGCGATAAGCGACATCGGAGAACATATTGGTGACTTTATACCAGATCCAGCTTAATGCCTGGTCTATGCTTTTGACTTGCCCTGAAATGTGGGCGGTCGAGGCCTGGTACAACGAACCGTCGATGACGGTCACATTCCCGTTCACTTCCCCGTACACTTGTGTCTTGCCGTTCTCAACCGTGAGATCACCGGAGACGCGTTTGCCGGAAGGAACGATGACGGTATTCCCCTGGATTACCACCTGATCGAGATCGGAGCCTTTGACGACTAGCTGTCCGTCCTGTTTCAAGAAGGTGACGGAACTCATCAGCATAACGAGCAGAAACACCGAAGCCGCCGTAAGAGCGGGATGTCTTCTGATCCAGGTAATAACTCTTCTTTCTTTCTTGGAAGGCGGCAGCGCGCCCATAATGCGTCCCACAAGCTCATCCGAAGCTACAGGGCTCTGGTGCATAAGGGAAAACAGCAGCATATCCGTTTGTTCCAGTTCCTTAAATTGTGCTCGGCATTCCGGACAGGATAGAAGATGCTCCTTCAAGTCCCGCTGCTGCTGTTCGGGCAAGTCGTCGTCCAGGTAATCATGCATCATAGAGACGGCCAGTTTGCATTCCATAGGAGCCAATCCTTTCATAGTGCTATTTATATCCCTTTAAATCGGGTCGCAAGGCTTGCTTAACTTTCATACGCGTCAGATTCATAAAACGTTTCACAAAAATCGCATGTTCCTTTATAATCTTGGGCCCAATTTTTTGCGCAAAAATTCCCGGCCTCGGTGTACCCGGGTCTTAATTGTCGTAACCGGCATATTCAGCACTTCGCTGATCTCCTGAAGCGACAGGTCCTGAAGATATCTCAGAATCATGACGGACCGGTATTTGACCGGCAGCTCGTCTATCGCTTCATAAATCGTTCTCTGCGTTTCGGAAAGAATAAGCTCGCTTTCAGGAGTCACATTATCGCTCGGGATAAGGGAATAGCCATCAGTCCCCTCCTGATCGCCAAGCTCGGCGTCAAGTGAGTAGGTCGGCCTGCGTTTACGCAGACGGTCGATGCAAAGGTTGGTCGCAATCCGGTATATCCATGTTGAGAATTTCTGATTATCATCGTAGCGATCCAGGTTCCGATACACTCGCAAAAATGTTTCCTGAACGATATCCTCCGCCTCATGGCGGTTATTCAGCATCCGGTAGCCCAGATGAAAGATTTTATCCTTATATAATTCGACAAGCTCGGCAAACGCTCTTTGATCGCCCTTCAGGGCAAGCTTTGTCAACCTGCCTTCCAAATTCTCCACCAGTTAACTCCCCCAAACTTGCCGCCCTTAGTATGTCGAAGTCTCCCATATTCACGGTACAAGTATTTAAATCGTAATTCAACCACGGGTAAAAATCAAGGGTTGTTCCGGCGTTTTCCAAGTTTAGGCAAACGCCAAAAAGCCCGCCTTCCACTGGATAGAAGGCGGGCTTGCAGTGTCTAGCGAAGGCGAATCAGGGAATGGCCGCGGTATCAGCCCGTATTGCGAAGACCGGCGGCAATTCCGTTGATCGTAAGGAGCACTTCGCGCAGCAGGTCCGGATCGTCCTGCTCGGTCTCCCGCAGTGCTCTAAGCTCGGTTAAGAGCTGAACTTGCAGGTAGCTGAGCGGATCGACGTACGGGTTGCGCAGCCGGATCGACTCTTGAATCACCGGCACATTGTCCAAAATGTCCTGTTGGCCGGTTATCTTCAAAATCAGCTCCGAGGTCAAACGGAATTCTTCCTCAATCTGTCCGTAAATCCGCTTGCGAGCTTCATCGTTCTTGCTCATCTCCGAGTATTCCTTGGCGATCACCAGGTCCGCTTTGGCAAGCGCCATTTGCAGCGTATCAACCAGGCTCGTGAAGAAGGAGAAGTGCTCGTACATATGTTGAAGAATCTTAAGATTCTCTTCCTTGTTATCATAGAAGCTTTGCAGCCCCGTTCCTGCCGCATACCAAGCAGGCAGCAGGTAACGGCTCTGGGTCCAGGCAAATACCCATGGTATCGCGCGCAGATCCTCGAACCGGTCGCTGTTCTTCCGTTTGGACGGGCGGGAGCCGATATTGAGCTCGCCGATTTCCGGTAGCGGAGTCGACTCTTTAAAGAAGCTCAGGAAATCCGGATCGCGGAAGATCAGATCCTGATACTTCGTCAGCGATATCTCGGAAATTTCTCTGCAAATATCTTCCCATTTATTCTCATACAGATCACTGTGCGGGGTTCTCGCGTTAATGGCCGCGATGACAAGGGCCGACGTCGCCTGCTCCAGACTGCGGTAGGCGATTCCTTTCATCTTATAGCGAGAGGAAATGACCTCGCCCTGCTCGGTGATCTTGATCCCGCCACCGATGGTGGAAGCCGGCTGAGCCAGAATACTGCGGTTCAGCGGCATTCCGCCCCGGCCAAGCGCTCCGCCCCGGCCGTGGAAGAACTTCAGCTTCACATCGTACGAGTCGGCCATGGCCGTAAGCTCCTTCAGCGCTACGCGCAGTTCCCAGTTGGCGGTCACAACGCCGCCGTCCTTATTGCTGTCGGAATAACCAAGCATGATCTCCTGCAGGTTGCTCATGGCCTCTACCGCCTGGCGATAGATCGGCAGATTGAAGATCGTGCGCATGATTTCCGGCGCAGCGTGAAGATCATCGATCGTTTCGAACAGCGGAACCGCCTGCAGTGTACAGACAACAGTGCCGTCTTTGTCCCGGCGGAACAAGCCCACTTCCTTGGCGAAGACCATAACCTCCAGAATATCGCTCGCCGCTTCCGCCATACTGATCAGGTAGCTTGTGATACACTGCTTGCCGTACTCGGCCTGAGCCGCGTGAACGGTCCGGTACACTTCCAGACATTCTTCCGTCGATTCGCTGTACTCCTGATAAGGAGAGGTCAGCGGCCGCGGATCGTTAAGCAGCTTCTCCAGAAGCTCGATCTTTTCACTCTCCGTCAGCTTGGAGTAATCCGGCGTGATATCCATTTTGGCCAAAATCTCCGTCATTGCCTTCTCATGCTCCTGGCTGTGCTGACGGATATCGAGTGTCGCCGTATGGAAGCCAAACAACTCTACCTGGCGGATCAATTTTTTAATATAAGTGTCGGCCACGTAATCGGCATAGTGATGCCGCAGACTGCGGTCGATAACGTTCAAATCGTTAATCAGCTCTTCCGGGGAAGAATAGCGCTCAAGCGTACCTTTTTTCTTGTCGTCCAGCACGTTCTGCGTCTTCGTAATCATGTAGCTCAGTTTGATCCGGTAAGGCTCGTTATCGTTGCGCCATGCATCGCTGCGCTCCAGTTGAACAACCGCCCGGTCTTTCTCAATCGATTCCAGCAGCTCCGGCGTGACATTCACGATGCTGGTGCTAAAGCTCAAATACTGGATCAGCTGGCGCATGATCTGCTGGTATTCCCGTATAGCCATAATGCGCTGAATACGCAGCGTCTGAATGGTAACCGAAGCCGTAACCGAAGGGTTGCCGTCCCGGTCGCCGCCGATCCATGAACCGAACCGCAGGTAAGTCGGTACATGCCAATTCTGTCCAGGATAATACTTGCTCAGACAGCGCTCAAGCTCCTGATAGACATCCGGCAGCACATGAAAAATCGTCTCATGAAAGTAATACATTCCGTTACGCACTTCATCAAGCACCGTAGGCTTACGGTCACGCAGTTCGTCGGTCTGCCACAAGGTGATAACCTCGTTTAGGAGCTTCTCGCGCAGCTGCTCGCGTTCCCGGAATGTCAAGGTCGGATTGTCCAGTCCCGTTACATCGTCTGAGATCCGCTTGTGGATATCGAGAATGGCACGGCGCATTGCTTCCGTCGGGTGGGCGGTCATGACCAGCTCCAGCGACAGGCCATTAATAATCTCCCAGACTTCCTTAGGAGAAAAATCCCGTTCCCGCAGTTCCTGAATTGCGCTTTCTATAGAACCAGGCTGAACGGTTTCACCCGCAGAGCGCTCATAGTCTCTTTTCCGGCGAATCCGATGATTTTGTTCGGCGATATTCACCAATTGAAAATAGATGGCGAATGCCCGGATTACCTGATGCCGGTTTTCCGGGTCCAGGGAATTGATTAATTCCTTAAATTCGCTGTGCAGTTCAGGCAAAAACACAGAGCGCAACGATTTACTGGTCTCACGAATCTTCTCCACGATCTCCAGCAGTTCATTGCCGCCTTGATGTACCAAGACTTCGCCCAAAATGTTTCCCAGGAACCGTACGTCTCGCCGCAGCAGGTTATTGGAGTTGACTTTGCCTGCGGTAGTCGTAAGTTCGGTCATGCTGTT encodes:
- a CDS encoding CdaR family protein, which codes for MDKWMNNNNFNKVLALALSIILWAMVHTDTTSTPQTTSRLETKIIENVPIQVTGLDKDKYVLSRDVDSVRMEVMGKSTDLTYVFSDAYKVTLDLSQAKPGTSEIALKYSVPRGVQLISITPDKVHVRIEQRNTKSFPVTVATKGAPGDGYQVGTPVVEPSTAKVTLTASELDKVAKVQGIIELDGEKATVTEKRMKLYAYDKSGNELKDAVIEPEAVSVDLPITLPFKSVPLSIGYTGRLPDSLVLSKVTSDVDSVILYGQEAALASVTSYEATIDLSSISSAGTSTLKLDLKPPEGTESTEPKSVNVTVTASEAGERTISGIPVTLEGIGRGMTASVTSPSGSSVSLTLYGASSLLNQLDKGNIKAVADLSGLSAGNHVVPLQIALPRFVELSSGQRPSVTVQLHNPASSASPSATPVNGSVATPEPSSEPTSGSGTVEEPSPGAVNGNPSPTPQAASPESGNVGEAGNIPPVQ
- the glmM gene encoding phosphoglucosamine mutase, whose translation is MGKYFGTDGVRGVANRELTAEMAYSIGRCGGYVLTANVEKPKVVIGMDTRISGPLLESALVAGMLSIGAEVIRLGVVTTPAVAYITRLLKADAGVMISASHNPVQDNGIKFFGGDGFKLSDETELRIEELMDAENDELPRPIGSGLGTVREDFSSKYLYLDYLKTTISNSFKGLKVVLDCAHGAAYELAPRLFRELGAEVTEIGAEPNGLNINDGYGSTHPEKLKDEVLRLGADLGLAFDGDADRLIAIDDKGEEVDGDYILCICGDAMNRAGKLKDGTVVSTVMSNIGFYKAAEKLSLNTAKTAVGDRYVMEEMRSNGYNLGGEQSGHVIFLDYNTTGDGILTAIQLADTLLSSGKKLSEQKSIMTKYPQVLVNVRVQDKSNYPNNSAIEAAITEVEGKLGSNGRVLVRPSGTEPLIRVMAEGPVKEDLDQFVGRIVEVVQRELV
- the cdaA gene encoding diadenylate cyclase CdaA; the protein is MSYFTDLTWKESIKDIIDILIVSYIIYKVLNMVRGTRAIQLLKGILVLIVIWAFSTLFDLYTLKWLMNQMFTFGVLAVFIIFQPELRRGLEQLGRGKFFGRTAENDEEVSKLIGEIIKAVNYLARRKIGALIVFERATGLNEYKESGIPMNSMVSSELLINIFIPNTPLHDGALIMQGNQIAAAACYLPLSENPFISKELGTRHRAGIGISEVTDAVSVIVSEETGQISLAINGQVVRDINEESLISKLYEELRNHSPLTEKRNAFWKWRGGGSNG
- the ppc gene encoding phosphoenolpyruvate carboxylase: MTELTTTAGKVNSNNLLRRDVRFLGNILGEVLVHQGGNELLEIVEKIRETSKSLRSVFLPELHSEFKELINSLDPENRHQVIRAFAIYFQLVNIAEQNHRIRRKRDYERSAGETVQPGSIESAIQELRERDFSPKEVWEIINGLSLELVMTAHPTEAMRRAILDIHKRISDDVTGLDNPTLTFREREQLREKLLNEVITLWQTDELRDRKPTVLDEVRNGMYYFHETIFHVLPDVYQELERCLSKYYPGQNWHVPTYLRFGSWIGGDRDGNPSVTASVTIQTLRIQRIMAIREYQQIMRQLIQYLSFSTSIVNVTPELLESIEKDRAVVQLERSDAWRNDNEPYRIKLSYMITKTQNVLDDKKKGTLERYSSPEELINDLNVIDRSLRHHYADYVADTYIKKLIRQVELFGFHTATLDIRQHSQEHEKAMTEILAKMDITPDYSKLTESEKIELLEKLLNDPRPLTSPYQEYSESTEECLEVYRTVHAAQAEYGKQCITSYLISMAEAASDILEVMVFAKEVGLFRRDKDGTVVCTLQAVPLFETIDDLHAAPEIMRTIFNLPIYRQAVEAMSNLQEIMLGYSDSNKDGGVVTANWELRVALKELTAMADSYDVKLKFFHGRGGALGRGGMPLNRSILAQPASTIGGGIKITEQGEVISSRYKMKGIAYRSLEQATSALVIAAINARTPHSDLYENKWEDICREISEISLTKYQDLIFRDPDFLSFFKESTPLPEIGELNIGSRPSKRKNSDRFEDLRAIPWVFAWTQSRYLLPAWYAAGTGLQSFYDNKEENLKILQHMYEHFSFFTSLVDTLQMALAKADLVIAKEYSEMSKNDEARKRIYGQIEEEFRLTSELILKITGQQDILDNVPVIQESIRLRNPYVDPLSYLQVQLLTELRALRETEQDDPDLLREVLLTINGIAAGLRNTG
- the sigW gene encoding RNA polymerase sigma factor SigW, which translates into the protein MENLEGRLTKLALKGDQRAFAELVELYKDKIFHLGYRMLNNRHEAEDIVQETFLRVYRNLDRYDDNQKFSTWIYRIATNLCIDRLRKRRPTYSLDAELGDQEGTDGYSLIPSDNVTPESELILSETQRTIYEAIDELPVKYRSVMILRYLQDLSLQEISEVLNMPVTTIKTRVHRGREFLRKKLGPRL
- a CDS encoding zf-HC2 domain-containing protein, which encodes MECKLAVSMMHDYLDDDLPEQQQRDLKEHLLSCPECRAQFKELEQTDMLLFSLMHQSPVASDELVGRIMGALPPSKKERRVITWIRRHPALTAASVFLLVMLMSSVTFLKQDGQLVVKGSDLDQVVIQGNTVIVPSGKRVSGDLTVENGKTQVYGEVNGNVTVIDGSLYQASTAHISGQVKSIDQALSWIWYKVTNMFSDVAYR